In Streptomyces sp. TS71-3, the following proteins share a genomic window:
- a CDS encoding NADP-dependent oxidoreductase, translated as MSENTMRALSQDAYGGPEVLREVRVPRPEPIGNEILVAVHAAGLNPTDFKHRAREMELGEPPLTLGWDVSGVVEAVGVGVTLHQPGDEVFGMLPYPKGHGAHAEYVTAPARAFVPKPAALGHVEAAALPLAAMTAWQALVDVADVRPGQRVLVQAAAGGVGHLAVQIAKARGAYVIGTASAAKHDLVRSLGADEVVDYRTQDFVAEAREMDMVLDPLLGQDRLRSLETLKPGGLLVSILPAQFAEVQARAAELGVRATALLVEYDHAGMEGVAALVESGQLRPHVSGTYPLAEAAKAHAEGETGRVTGKLVLTVRS; from the coding sequence ATGAGCGAGAACACGATGCGTGCCCTCAGCCAGGACGCCTATGGAGGGCCCGAGGTCCTCAGGGAGGTCCGGGTTCCGCGGCCCGAGCCCATCGGCAACGAGATCCTCGTCGCCGTCCACGCCGCCGGGCTGAACCCCACCGACTTCAAACACCGCGCTCGCGAGATGGAACTGGGCGAGCCGCCGCTCACGCTGGGCTGGGACGTGTCGGGTGTCGTCGAGGCGGTCGGCGTCGGCGTCACGCTGCACCAGCCGGGCGACGAGGTGTTCGGGATGCTGCCCTACCCGAAGGGGCACGGCGCGCACGCCGAGTACGTGACCGCTCCCGCCCGCGCCTTCGTGCCCAAGCCGGCCGCGCTCGGCCATGTGGAGGCCGCCGCGCTCCCCCTGGCGGCGATGACCGCGTGGCAGGCGCTCGTCGATGTGGCTGACGTGCGGCCGGGGCAGCGGGTGCTGGTGCAGGCGGCGGCCGGCGGGGTGGGACACCTCGCCGTGCAGATCGCCAAGGCGCGCGGTGCGTACGTCATCGGCACGGCGTCCGCCGCCAAGCACGACCTGGTACGGAGCCTGGGCGCCGACGAGGTCGTCGACTACCGCACCCAGGACTTCGTCGCCGAGGCCCGCGAGATGGACATGGTCCTCGACCCGCTTCTCGGCCAGGACCGGCTGCGTTCGCTCGAAACCCTGAAGCCGGGCGGCCTGCTGGTGTCGATCCTGCCCGCCCAGTTCGCCGAGGTTCAGGCGCGGGCGGCCGAGTTGGGGGTGCGGGCGACCGCCCTTCTGGTCGAGTACGACCACGCGGGCATGGAGGGCGTCGCCGCGCTGGTGGAGTCCGGGCAGTTGCGCCCGCATGTCTCCGGTACGTATCCGCTGGCCGAGGCCGCGAAGGCGCACGCGGAGGGTGAGACGGGCCGGGTCACGGGGAAGCTGGTGCTGACGGTGCGCTCCTGA
- a CDS encoding M18 family aminopeptidase: MSTSARPSSATPPRGVPRASLGFDRGHTDDLMSFLSTSPSPYHAVANAAERLEKAGFRQVAETDAWDGSTGGKYVLRGGALVAWYVPANAEAHTPFRIVGAHTDSPNLRVKPLPDTGAHGWRQVAVEIYGGPLLNSWLDRDLGLAGRLTLRDGSSRLVNVDRPLMRVPQLAIHLDRGANTEGLKLDKQRHLQPVWGLGQAHEGDLIAFLEEECGLPAGEVTGWDLMAHSVEAPSYLGRDGELVAGPRMDDLLSVHSATAALAAVTAGDGSGAGGSEPPHALELPHIPVLAAFDHEENGSQSDTGADGPLLGSVLERSVFARGGTFEDRARALAGSVCLSSDTGHAVHPNYPERHDPTHHPMAGGGPILKVNVNNRYATDGSGRAVFAAACEKAGVPFQSFVSNNAMPCGTTIGPITAARHGIKTVDVGVAILSMHSARELCSAEDPFLLAGALKAFLEG; this comes from the coding sequence GCGAACGCGGCCGAGCGGCTGGAGAAGGCGGGATTCCGGCAGGTCGCGGAGACCGACGCCTGGGACGGCTCGACGGGCGGCAAGTACGTACTGCGCGGCGGGGCCCTGGTGGCCTGGTACGTGCCGGCGAACGCTGAGGCGCACACCCCTTTCCGGATCGTCGGCGCTCACACCGACTCCCCCAACCTGCGGGTCAAGCCGCTGCCGGACACCGGGGCGCACGGCTGGCGGCAGGTGGCGGTGGAGATCTACGGCGGGCCGCTGCTCAACTCCTGGCTGGACCGCGACCTCGGCCTCGCCGGCCGGCTCACGCTGCGGGACGGCAGCTCCCGGCTCGTCAACGTCGACCGGCCGCTGATGCGGGTGCCGCAGCTCGCCATCCACCTGGACCGGGGCGCGAACACGGAGGGCCTGAAGCTCGACAAGCAGCGGCACCTCCAGCCGGTGTGGGGCCTCGGCCAGGCCCACGAGGGCGACCTGATCGCATTCCTGGAGGAGGAGTGCGGCCTGCCGGCGGGCGAGGTCACCGGCTGGGACCTGATGGCGCACTCCGTGGAGGCCCCGTCCTACCTGGGGCGGGACGGCGAGCTGGTCGCCGGGCCGCGCATGGACGACCTGCTCTCGGTGCACTCGGCCACGGCCGCGCTGGCCGCCGTGACGGCGGGCGACGGCAGTGGCGCGGGCGGCTCCGAGCCGCCGCACGCGCTGGAGCTGCCGCACATCCCGGTCCTGGCCGCGTTCGACCACGAGGAGAACGGCTCGCAGTCCGACACCGGCGCCGACGGCCCGCTGCTCGGCTCGGTGCTGGAGCGCTCCGTCTTCGCCCGCGGGGGAACGTTCGAGGACCGCGCGCGGGCGCTGGCCGGCAGCGTCTGCCTCTCCTCCGACACGGGCCACGCGGTGCACCCCAACTACCCGGAGCGGCACGACCCGACGCACCACCCGATGGCGGGCGGCGGCCCGATCCTCAAGGTCAACGTGAACAACCGCTACGCCACGGACGGCAGCGGGCGTGCCGTGTTCGCCGCGGCCTGCGAGAAGGCGGGCGTGCCGTTCCAGTCGTTCGTGTCCAACAACGCGATGCCCTGCGGCACCACGATCGGCCCGATCACCGCCGCCCGGCACGGCATCAAGACCGTCGACGTGGGTGTGGCCATCCTCTCCATGCACAGCGCCCGCGAACTGTGCTCCGCGGAGGACCCGTTCCTGCTGGCGGGAGCGCTCAAGGCGTTCCTGGAGGGCTGA